From Echinicola jeungdonensis, the proteins below share one genomic window:
- the hemB gene encoding porphobilinogen synthase, giving the protein MNRRPRRNRKSAVIRSMVEETNLSVKDLIFPLFLIEGSNQKVEVSSMPGIYRYSLDLMLKEIESCIRLGIKAFDIFPAYPESKKDKFATESYNPETFYLKAIQKIKSTFPDICVMTDVAMDPYSSDGHDGLVEDGEILNDETLEILGKMAMAQAQAGADIIGPSDMMDGRVGFIRNILDQNNYKEVSIMSYTAKYASAFYNPFRDALDSAPKAGDKKTYQMDPANLQEALLEADLDEKEGADFLMVKPAMSYLDVIRTLKENTYLPIAAYNVSGEYSMIKAAQQKGWLDGEKVMAESLLSMKRAGANIILTYFAKEFALLQQKQ; this is encoded by the coding sequence ATGAATAGAAGACCAAGAAGAAATCGGAAATCTGCGGTTATCCGCAGTATGGTGGAAGAAACCAACTTATCCGTCAAAGACCTTATTTTCCCGCTTTTCCTGATAGAAGGAAGCAACCAAAAAGTTGAGGTAAGCTCCATGCCTGGGATTTACAGATATTCCCTTGACCTAATGCTGAAGGAAATCGAATCCTGCATTCGATTAGGAATTAAAGCATTTGATATATTTCCAGCCTACCCTGAAAGTAAAAAGGATAAATTCGCAACAGAAAGCTATAACCCTGAAACTTTTTATTTAAAAGCTATTCAAAAGATCAAAAGCACTTTTCCTGATATTTGTGTGATGACAGATGTCGCCATGGACCCCTACAGCTCGGATGGCCATGATGGCTTGGTGGAAGATGGTGAAATATTAAATGATGAAACCCTGGAGATCCTGGGAAAGATGGCTATGGCCCAGGCGCAAGCCGGGGCTGATATAATAGGACCGTCGGACATGATGGACGGCAGGGTTGGGTTTATTAGAAACATTCTGGACCAAAACAACTATAAGGAGGTTTCCATAATGTCCTACACTGCCAAATACGCAAGCGCATTTTACAACCCATTCAGGGATGCCCTTGATTCTGCCCCAAAAGCAGGAGATAAAAAAACCTACCAAATGGATCCTGCCAACCTGCAAGAAGCCCTGCTGGAAGCAGACCTGGATGAAAAGGAAGGAGCAGACTTCTTAATGGTAAAACCTGCTATGTCTTATTTAGACGTAATCAGAACCTTGAAAGAAAACACTTACCTCCCCATAGCAGCCTATAATGTCAGCGGGGAATACTCTATGATCAAAGCTGCTCAGCAAAAAGGATGGCTTGACGGGGAAAAAGTTATGGCTGAATCCCTGCTCAGCATGAAAAGGGCTGGAGCAAACATCATCCTGACCTATTTTGCAAAAGAATTCGCCTTACTTCAGCAAAAACAATAA